The following is a genomic window from Amblyraja radiata isolate CabotCenter1 chromosome 13, sAmbRad1.1.pri, whole genome shotgun sequence.
TCgagatctctccatctctccatcctCCCTACCCTATTAACACAATGCGATGCCCAATATAACAATGCATGTCATTACAATAATCCTAAATACTGCCGTTAGAAACCTGCTTTGTTAATGTAAGCATTGGATTATTTATGTCTGCCATAGAAAAAAATAAGCATGTGCAACTATCAaatataaaaatgttttttttctcattAGCAACTAGTGCATAATTAATAAAGATGCAAATATTACTAAATACAAGGAGCGTATTTTCTACAAAGCTCAATTTTAGACTAAAGTAACCAAATGAAATGAGACTGGTTATGGTCAGATGTTCATCACACACCTGGGGGTTATTTTGCTTCAGATTGGTTAttttgattgaaaggtacagcatggaaacaggtccttcggcccatcgagtccatgccaaccctcggccacccattcacaatagttctatgttatctgacTGTCGTATCCACCCTCtacgcaccaggggcaatttacagaagccatttaacctacaaatccgcacgtctttgagatgtggagacaaccggagcacccggaggaactggaaaacatgcagactccacacagacagcatcttaggtcagggtcgaacgcaggtctctggcttTGCGAggaagtggctctaccagctgcgccactctcGCGgcagtttatttaatttattattcATCTACAGAACATGGACATCATTGAATTTTTTGCCTAAATCTATTAGTGGATCTATCAGTTTGGTGGATTGGGAGTCGTACACAGGGCATTTGGGGTAACAACAGAAGATTTATTTTCTGACAGAAAATTAGTGAGTCAGGTGAGTTTTTATGATAATCCAATGGACCATGGTTACAGATACTGagattaagttaaaaaaaaaacccaaataaaTGAAATCTATTTAAACCCTCCAGCTGTACAGTGGCATCTGAATCCAGGTCTCTCAATGTGGCAGTTCACTTACCAGTAATCTACTAGACCCCTCACTTAGAGGAAGAGCTTCTTTGTTTTATATATTGTAACTGAAAGAATCACATTATAATATCTTTCATTATTTTTGCATGtctttaattaatttgttctatattacCTTTTCAAATCTCTcggttcctctcccctgactctcagtctgaagaagggtctcgacccaaaacatcatctattcttttcaccacagatgctgtctgacccgctgagttactccagctttttgtgagtatattgggtataaaccagtatctgcatttccttcctactcattataCATATGTTCAAATGTATGGGGCAGAGTTACTAAAATGCTCTACTCATCAATAGGATCggcaaaaataagctttgtggcttcagcctattcctttttcagtcattgattatgtgaacgtggtgtgaaatggatacagtattggttcatattcacacagattgtaaagttGTGTTCTTTTTAACGTATGACCGAAATAAattattcattcaatcattcattcattcatcaagaCAGCTGTTTAATTTACATTAAAGCAAGGAattatttgtaaaaatattttattgagTAATGAATGACTCACCTGACATCCATTCTTCTATAAAATAGAAGATAAGCTGTTCCTTCCCTATGTAGAATGGAGACCATTAAAGTTAGCTAGTACATGGGAATCTCCATATATTCATGCATCTATCACCATTACATCAATATTACAACATTTACTCTAATTCCAGGTATAGGACGTACTGCTTGTGGAAAACCATAAAACGTTGGAGAAACTGGCAATGGTGATCTGTATTGTAAAGTGAGTATTTGGTCCATAGAGGTGCTTTAAATTTATCAACAACCATTTGTAGGCTAGGTTCAAAATGCACTAGCAACCTAGCACTAATTCAGTCAAaagaacgtcacctacccatgttctccagagaagctgtctgacccgctgagctactccagcactttatgtcatattttgtaaaccagcatcttcagatcATTGTTCCTACTAAATCAAGGGAAGTCATCTTTGGGAATGCCTGCTATTTCACAGTTTCAAATGAAAGGTCATAAATCTGAGATGCTGAGTATcttcagttgagtttagagatacagcatttaaACAGGCCCTCCGACCATCTCCTGCTCACATGAGTTGTATGTAATCCTgccttcacatccactccctacaaactaggggcgatttacagaggccaattaacctacaaccctgcacgtttttgggatgggaggaaactggagcacccggtggagcCCCCTGctattacagggagaacgtgccaactccccacagacagcaccctgaggtctagatcgaaccctgatctctggcgtTATGGAGCAatgtctctaccagctatgccactgttcCAGCCCAATAGTTTTGTGTTTTATTGCAGATAACAATTTAAAGTACTTTTTTACTTGAAaattcaaatatattttaaatatctaaaCAGAAAATGGTGCAAATGTTCAACATGCAATATCTAGTGAAATAATAAAGTCAACGTTTCATCAGAACTGGTGGAACATCAGATATCAAACAAACTTTCAGATGCAGAAACAAAAAGACTTAGGGAGAGACAAGGCAAGGAAAGGTTTGTGATTTGAATTAAATGGCTAATGACATAATAATAAACGATGGAAGAAAATGGTAATAAGACAGGTAAAGAGAAAAACaaatatttagccagagggtggttatctgtgcaattcattgccctagatggctgtggaagctaagtgattgtgtatttttaaagtggagattgatatgttcttgattagtacaagcgtcaaaggttatggcaggagaatgggggtggagAAGGGAAAATTGATTAGCCACGATGAAATGGTGGAGCTGACCTGTTGGGCTGagagacctaattctgctcctatgttctaAAGGACAGCATCATAAAAGCTTATTTCACTTGccattgcttgacctgctgaatattccagcattttctgtttatatgtcagatttccagcacccacTTTGCTATGTTTTAAATATAATATTTTTTctggagacacaagaagctgccgatgctggaatcttgagccaaacacaacgtgctggaggaatttagcgggtcaggcagcatctgtggagggtttgGACAGACAATGTATCAGGTCGATACTTTCTTCAGAcactccctcagtctgaagaagtgtcctgacccgacacgtcatctgtccattccctgaaacaccgagttcctccatcactttgtgttttgcacaatgcTTTTTCTTGTATTAttcttccccacagtggaaaaaaaaatgttaaaacgATTCTCGTGTGATAATAATTTTAGAGTTGGGATTGAAATTTGGCACTAATTTCACTTTGCATCTTAAGCAAAGTTAATAGAATGCATTGCAATAACCTACATTTGTAAACCACTTCGACCCGAATACCTCCGTGAAGATCCAAATGTACTTTTTACTCCTTCCCACGTTGCCTATCAAAGAAAACAAATAGGTAACAGAACAAATACATTTTCACAATGTGAAAATCCAGAGACAACAATGAGTGAACACATCCTTTAGGGTGGCAAGAATCTTGgacacaaattacatttatatttaCTTCCTTATTTTATATTCAATTAATATACTTGCCATTTTGTGCCATTTGCGACCAAATATAAAATAGTTATTCTTACTGAAGAAAATAATTAATTATACCACATAGtgattattttattagaagttgatTTTCTTGAGAATTAGGTCACAAATGATggtagtggaggggagagggttggCTAGAGATATCATTGGATATAATCCCCCCCCAAAAAATAGTACAGTTGTAAGTTTAAAGTAACACTGACAATAAACCATGAAGAAAAATTAGTGAAGTGTTGATGTCACTACAGCCACTTGGTTTGTTTTGCGAGATAGAAATAATTTTCTATCCTTTCTCATTAAAAAATCTTGAGGCAATTTTGAGTAAAATGAATACATGTCACATGCCTTGGGgtgtggacaggctagatgcaggaagattgttcccgatgtcggggaagtccagaacaaggggtcacagtttaaggataagggggaaatcttttaggacagagatgagaaaaaaaaatttcacacagagagtggtgaatctctggaattctctgccacagaaggtagttgaggccagttcattggctatatttaagagggagttagatgtggcacttgtggctaaatggatcagggggtatggagagaaggcaggtacgggatactgagttggatgatcagccatgatcatattgaatggcggtgcaggctcgaagggctgctcctgcacctattttctatgtttctatgtctatgccaACAGTAGTTTAAATCAGTAAGGTTGACTTTAACTGGAACAGTATTATTGCAGTCCTGAATTAAATCATCTAACAAAATAACCAGTGTCATAAatgctcataagttcatgttattatgtttaaggagcagaattaggccatttggcccatcaagtctactccgccattcaatcatggttgatctacctttccctctcaactccattctcctgccttctccccgtaacccctgacacccgtgctaaactGATGCAAGAAATAAATAACCCAATCTATCTTGGCTTAACATCTGTTTAAAGCTTCCAATACTTACTTTACTGACATATTCATCCATGAAACTATACCAACACATTTCAGGGAAGGTTCGTATATAAGCGTAATAATGGCCAAATATCGCACTACCCATATGCACAATCACAGACATGAGATGGTACTGAAACTTGTTCTGCAAAGTAAAGAGCAAACCATTAAAGCACAAACATGACATAATGGAAGCAGCAATCAAAGGTGATCATTGGAGAAATAAGTTTTGAAACTTTGGGGAGAGAGTTGGCAAGGTGGAATGAATTTAGAAGAGAATTCTAGAGGATTGATTGAGGGCCATGATGTCGAGAGAAAGGCCCACATTAGGCTGGAGTCAGAGAACTATGTATTGTGGAGACCTGAAGAAGACGATTGTGCATATGATGGATCTAAACATTAAAAGGGAACAAAGGGCTGAGGGCATGGAACGACCAGGAACGTTTTTAAACTTATCGTGTGGTGATCGACTAGTGGGACTGAAAGTTACTTCTAATAGAGTTTTAATAAGGAGGGAAATGGAGGGAAGTAAGAAGAGGGTTATTCCATTTGGATATGACAAAGAAAGGGCGGTGGACTGATGTAGAAGATACTGCAGAGGAGAATATGTAATCGCACAGATAATGGGGATTAGAAACTATAATCTCAACTCTGTGCAGAACTAAATACAAAGGACACACAGCACAACTATGTCAAGGTTTACCCTGTGCATTTGACGTTACGGACAGTAAatttacatggataagaaagaaaATGGAACTAAAGTTTTGTTATTGGAAACCACCAGAACGAACTGTGCAAGAAGCACATTGCTTGAATATGTTGATGGTTGTTTATTGATGGAAATACTCCGGAAATGCCGGAAAGATCGTATACAATTCACATTAAACGCACCCTTTCGCTGTGAGATTCGTCCCCAAACtttgccaaattcaaactctcaggAAACTCCATAAAATCATAATTTTTGATTGTTTTTCCACAATTTGAAGAAAAGCGTTTCatctgtaaacacagtatttGTGGATACAAAATCTTTCCATAGCTCTGTAAAGAAAAGATACAGTTAAAATAAACAGAAATATAACAGGATATTTTCATATTCTACTGAATGCAGAATGTAAATCTAGCTGAGGGCTACATTGCACTTTTCTTAAAATTGAGCGGCAAATGTATTCTTTACTATTTGACTGAAGAATGATGAAATCTTCTAAATCTGACTTAGTCGGTCAACACTTGCCTTCATTGTGACTGTCTTTCGTCCACATTGCTCACAATAGCACATGTTACCAGCGTCTAACCTTTGGGGTTCAAAGAAGTTGGCTAGAGAATTCTCCTGTTAAAATGCAAAGTGTTCAGTGTTAAATAATAATGTTTGCTCACTGCCTCCACCCATAACAAAATCAATAAAAGTTCTTTTTTTAGCATGTTACATAAAACAATGTAATTAAACAAATGATGGATGAAAGTGGAAATACGGTTTCAAATGTGAATTTTCTCCCTGTATATTTAATGGGCCTTTTTTGGGCTCAGCATATATTTcttattaaaacaaaaatcatGATGAAATCAAATATTAGGTGGCAATGTGTCAcagctaatagagctgctgcctcacaactccagcattctgggttcaatcctgacctaaaTCATTatatgagtttgcacattctcctattGACTGCTTGGTTTTCTCTGATGCTCTGTTTGTTCCCACATGTTTGGGTTGATAGAGGTCATTGTATGTGTCTTTAGCCATTGTACATTGCCCGGGTATGTCGGGCAGTGGTAGAATTTGGGTGAGTTATTGGCAATTTggggagaatgagaggggatcattCCTGATATAATAatagggttcagattcagccgtcATTTTAGATTGAATTCTACTCGCGTGTTGGGAAACATGCTCTGCAGAAAAAGGCTAGTCAACACAGGAATTGTTATAgtgttcatgtattgtctttagcaAACTGGTTAGCAGCTTTCATTGCACCacagtaaacgtgacaataaaataaactcaaactcaactccAGATATCAAATCAAATCTGAATGGATTTCCCTTTCAGGTTGATGAATAAGGCTACAGAGAGTACAAAAGCAACATTTAAACAAGACATTGCACATAATAacgtgatttaacaacacttactATATTCTTAAGAGGAGTTCCTGTTGAGGGGTCGTATATTGAAAGTGGAAGAGTCAGCATGTTTCCAATCAGTTTAATTTCTTGCTGACATTCAATGCACTTTGTATATTCTTCAGTGGTAATAATGTAAATTTCATTCATATCTGTGATCTACAGCAAAACATAAAACAGCATTAAATaatttgtaggtacacaaaaatgctggagaaactcaacgggtgcagcagcatctatggagcaaaggaaataggcaaaatttcaggccaaaacccttcttcagactaattaacTAATTTGTTCTCCTTTCATTCCTGGCATTAAGGCGGAATTAGAACATAACCTCGAACAGTAAAGCacaagacaggccctttggctcataatGTCCAggctcaacatgatgccaagaccatctcttatgtacctgcatataatccatatcccaccattcctggCATATCTTTATGCCTATCCAAAGTCTCTtaaagccactatcatatctgcctcaaccaccagccccagcagcacattccaggcactcatcaccctctgtgtaaaaaacatgccccaaCAGATCTCCTGTAAATGctgcctctcaccttaagcctattccCTCTGGTATTCGATTTTTGCAtcttgagaaaaaggttctgactgcctctcataatttgatttaCTTCCATCAGATTTCCCGACGTTCGTTTGTGAAAACAATCCAACAACTCTACCAGCGCTACTAACTGCCAAAAGTCCGCACCCTCTCAATGACTTTTGTTAAACCGTGCAGAAACACATGCAAATTTGGTTATCGCAATTTTTCATCTGCTGAAACTCTTTCATCTGATGTGTGCACAACCATACCTAATCCACATTTAATTAAAATTCCAATAACAAAGCATGCAAACATTGGCAGGCATTAACTTGGAGAATAAAACATATTGATTTATGACTGATCTCAACCATAACTATAAATACTCTTGATTCCAATGGGAAGAAGTCAAAGAATGATCTTAAATGACCAGTATTTCATCACATTCTGTTGGAAATAAATGTGCATTCCATGCAGGGTACAAGAACAATCTTTAAAGATATATCaccaaaaaaattaaaataaatgatctGTAATGCAATTTATTAAAACAATCTAAATATATGAAGTTCTGGAAGATAACTGCTGCCTCTTATTTGTTAAAGAATACACTATGAATAACATAATGGAGAATCCCAACCTAGAACAAGAAACCATCTGGTATTATTTCAAATAACTCTTGATTTTCATTGTTTATGATGCCATAAGAAATCCTCAATTATATATAGTCTTTATATTTCATTATAGAGCACACCACCCAATGATCCGTGTCAAtgcaaaaacataaaataattttGTGGTCAAACACCATTTGCAATACTTTATTTGGGATTTTGACTGCATTCATGCTCCTCCTGTCTTCGTGATTAGAATGATTTGTTTTCTACTGAGCTATAAGCAGCAGAAAGGAATCATCATTACTATAGGAACCGTGGGTGTGGTTGTGCTGTGGAGGTTGAGAGAAACAATGTTGAatatcattgaagatagacacaaaaagcttgagtaactcagcaggtcagacagcatgtctggagaaaaggaataggtgacgttttgggatgagacccttcttcagtctcgacccgaaacgtcacctattccttttctctggagatgctgtctgacccgctggttgactccaactttttgtgtctgtcttcagtttaaaccagcatctgcagttccttcctacacattaaaatcATTGACCCTGATGCAAAACGGGAAGAGTTTGCCAGTTTTCGCTCCTTACCACCATCAGATGAAATGCACTTAAAGGCATAAGTTGAACCAGTAATAGGATGGCATGTGGCTGGGAGTGTAGACGTGGAGACAAGGAAATGCAAACTCTGGTTAACACACAGAAGGACATAAAGGACTGGAGTGAATCAGcgcgtcaagcagcatctctgtagaacacggataggtggtgtttcaggttgaagtCATTCTTCAGACACTCTTAAGAAGCTCTCCACATGTGAATAATATATTGATACACAAGGGATAATTGAAATTAGGTTTTGTTAAAAATACTTTTACAACAAGTAAAGTGTATCCTACACTCTTGTGCTTAAGCATGATTGtgcctatgtctgaagaagggtctcgacccaaaacgtcacccattccttctctccagagatgctgtctgtcccgctgatttactccagcttttcgtgtctatcttcggtttaaaccagcatctgcagttccttcctacgcattgtgccgatgtttagtttagtttagatacagtgcaggaacaggcccttcggcccaccgagtccatgctgaccagcaatccctgcgcattaacactatcctacaagggacaatttacaattttaccaagccaattaaccttcaaacctgtacatctttggagtgtgtgaggaaaacggaccccccccccccggggaaaactcacgcaggtcatgagaagaacgtacaaactctgtacagacagcacccgtagtcaggatcgaacccatgtgtcgggtgctgtaaggcagcaactctaccgcccttGTAAAGATAAGCAttttcaaaaaaataatttccctgtatcgaggtacatgtgacaatagaagtATCAGTGAAGTGGAAGAACTTTGAAGAGAAGTATAGTCATCATCAGATTTGTATTATTTAATTGTTCAATACAGCTTGttctaacatataaccatataaccatataacaattacagcacggaaacaggccatctcgacccttctagtccgtgccgaacacataatctcccctagtcccatatacctgcgctcagaccataaccctccattcctttcccatccatataactatccaatttatttttaaatgaaaaaaacccaccttcaatggaagctcattccacacagctaccactctctgagtaaagaagttccccctcatgttacccctaaacttcagtcccttaattctcaagtcatgtccccttgtttgaatcttccctactctcagtgggaaaagcttttccacgtcaactctgtctatccctctcatcattttaaaaacctctatcaagtccccccttaaccttctgcgctccaaagaataaagccctaacttgttcaacctttctctgtaacttagttgctgaaacccaggcaacattctagtaaatctcctctgtactctctctattttgttgacatgcaACTTATAAAGATCAACATATGTCTTCAGTACTTACAAGGTCTGTCCCCTTCAACTGGTTTTGTACCAGACAAAAGAGGGAACGGAATAATTCTTCAGCATCCATTTGAATCccaacttaaaataaaaaatgcaGAAATAAAGTGTCTTTAGCAATTGGGAATTCTTAACATCTATTGCAAAACAGTaacaatgaaatatttgacatcttgccCCAGATATTTTATATCTTTTAGTGTAGCAATGGCTCCAAGGATTTATACTGCAAGAGGAAATTGAATGTAAGGTATCtggctacagtttagtttagttttgaattaGTTCCGATACTTTATTCCACTGAAAACACTGCTACAAATGTATTAACCGATACATTAGAATGTTTCCATTTACTTTCAGGTATCAAATTAATGTCATCGTCTTAATCAACagggaaataaaataaaactgatgcTGATAGCACACTTACTGTTTATGTGGTTTAACCTTAAGCAGTGAATAAATTGAAGAGGTGATGTAATTCTTCTTGCACCAGAATTCTGCAGTTTCTGGAACATTTCATCAAGTTGATACAGGATGTGATCGCGTGCATTTTTCAGGAAGCCTTCTTGTCGACACCTTTAACAAGGGACCAAAACaggttcatgagtgataggagcaggattaggccattgggcccatcaagtctactccaccattcaatcatggctgatctatctctccctcctaaccccattctgctgattTTCCCCCATAACACCCACACAAATCAGGAATTTATTTATCTCTATGACTGAGTGTAACCTACTCTAAAGCAATGCCCTCTGTAGCAGTGCAATCAGAAACAGGCGGCACgggtgatttgaggaaggacattcttgctattgagggagagcagcgtaggttcacaaagtgaattcccgggatggcgggactgacatatgatggaagaataatcagaggggatcttatagaaacatataaaattattaagggattgatcacgctagatgcaggaaacatgttcccaatgttgggggagtccagaaccagaggccacagtttaagtatatggggtaggccttttagaacggagatgaagaaaaacgttttcacactaggagttgtgaatttgtggaattatctgcctcagaaggcagtggaggctgattcactgaatgcattcaaaagagagttagatagagctattagggctagcggaatcaagggatatggggtgaaggcaggaacaaggtactgattgtggatgatcagcttgcTCGAAGGacggaatggcctattcctgcacctattaataataataataataaattttatttaatgggcgcctttcatacatctcaaggacaccttacatagtaatcggaataaaaacatataatcggaataaaacaagtaattaaagacatcacagtgacacaaattaaaaacagaattcaatccaaaaacagaaaatcaaaaacagtgtgaaaagagagcagcggcagccaaagcgcgccagcgtccactctctcttcacggcagccatcttggacacagacctacaggactacagttagacaaaaaaaaatcatccccccacaatggatgccactgtggaggaaggcacaatgtccagtccccaccccatgttcaccccaaagtcaggcctattgaggccaccgcaattgcctgtacgggggcccgatgtccctggccgttctcaccgggtggtcttgccccggcgtcgggagagtcctttcggcggctgggctattgtctatgtatctctgTAACAACTACCTCAACTCGAGCTTTACTGAGATTGTCAGTGTCAGCAGAAATTGTAAATCAAACCATGGTCATTCCTGCTCTGTCGTGGATGTGTGTTTGCCAACTGAACAACTGTGACAGCCATATATCACCACACAATATTGATCATATTCTGTAAGGCTCTCATTTATAAATAATATAGTTCCTACTTCACATAAATAGCAACTACAATTCTTACATGATCTCATTTTGTATGCTCTGGAACATATGCACAGCaaagtagcgcagtggtagatatgcagccccacagcaccagagtacgggtgcagtctgttagAACCTGTGACCTCATGTgtgtcctccaggtgctccggtttcctcccacattccaaggacgtacagggtttgtaggttaattagtttctgtaaatggtccctaatgtGTAAGGTAGAACTAAAATACAGgttgttgtgttcaagaaggaactgcagatgctggaagatcgaaggtacacaaaaatgctggagaaactcagcgggtgcagcagcatctatggagcgaaggaaataggtgacgtttcgggccgaaacccttcttcagtaaaatACAGGTTGTCCTTGTCTGGCccgaacttggtgggctgaagggcttgtttccgtgctgtatcactaaatcaAAACTAACCAAATCTTGAAGGTAAAACTGACCACAATTTGATCCCAACAGTCGGAAGACGGGTCCTGAGCCGGAacttcacctatcctttttcaccacagatgctgcctgacccgctgagttactccagcagtttgggaccatttcataattttatacatttcacaTGCCAGTAGGTGGCACTATTGCTCAATGGGCTGTTGCAACTGGAGACTGTAGTGTTAGCTGTCAGTTCAGTTTATCATCAGTATATATTTTTAGAATTGTTATCAGTAAAAATAACCTTATAATGAGGAATAGTTCAAAGTGCAAAAGAAAACATGTGCCAATAATAAGTTGCATTTACTAAGGACCAGGGAAAATAGCTCCGTGAATGTGTTTTTGGTTAAATTTATAAGCATGTAAATGTGCAACACTGCAAATAATTAATGGTTTTTATAAATTACAAGCAAGTTAACTGGTGTTTTTAGTACATGATGGCTTGCGTGATGTCATCACATTTATAAAAGGGGAAGGCATGTAGTGTGTATTTGTAACCGAGGGACTTTTGATATAGTTGCTCTGGCCACTGCTGCTGGAGAGGGGGCTGCCTTCACCATGGGGGCTTTTTATAGCAGACTATAATGTACATAGTTACAATGTAATTGCAAACTCTAGTTGGAATTAAAACATATGAAAATATTTGATCCTATCCGAAAATTGCACCAGTCAGCAAAACTAGAGCTCACCTGGAAAGAAAGTTCCTATATTCTGGTGTCATAAACAATGTCTGCAGAAGGACATTGATACAGCAGCTG
Proteins encoded in this region:
- the LOC116979524 gene encoding ubl carboxyl-terminal hydrolase 18-like, whose translation is MSYSEYAWIRSERRTVNQSRSTTHDWSQYYDGRSWDIIGGSSSRDLYSRIPADILQYRQPRSYGETYPTRRDSAYQDYLSERPSQGLTDSMGNIIIQISQRSERLVKITDPCVRTVGEPAQERNVNTDSMENSAGNENQVHEATACSSCDGNTLDVDHKQRPTRFSDGAFVGLMNTGNSCCINVLLQTLFMTPEYRNFLSRCRQEGFLKNARDHILYQLDEMFQKLQNSGARRITSPLQFIHCLRLNHINIGIQMDAEELFRSLFCLVQNQLKGTDLITDMNEIYIITTEEYTKCIECQQEIKLIGNMLTLPLSIYDPSTGTPLKNIENSLANFFEPQRLDAGNMCYCEQCGRKTVTMKSYGKILYPQILCLQMKRFSSNCGKTIKNYDFMEFPESLNLAKFGDESHSERNKFQYHLMSVIVHMGSAIFGHYYAYIRTFPEMCWYSFMDEYVSKATWEGVKSTFGSSRRYSGRSGLQMEGTAYLLFYRRMDVSQNAAE